In Liquorilactobacillus hordei DSM 19519, the following proteins share a genomic window:
- a CDS encoding PTS system mannose/fructose/N-acetylgalactosamine-transporter subunit IIB, with translation MSISFVRIDDRMIHGLITVRWGKEYPCDGIIAVNDKAANNPVLAGAYKAASDKKTFVWTLEHFEQVKDKVLNSKTKYFLITKNPQDMKKILVDFNFQPSDIKTVIVGPGNDRDNAIKLGDNQSFTQEEGTAFEAIEKKGYKVDFALLPDQRLGSWDKFKSKFGY, from the coding sequence ATGTCAATTTCTTTTGTGCGTATTGATGATCGAATGATTCATGGACTTATCACAGTCCGTTGGGGCAAAGAATATCCGTGTGACGGAATTATTGCCGTAAATGATAAAGCTGCCAATAACCCTGTTTTAGCAGGTGCCTACAAAGCTGCTTCTGACAAAAAAACATTTGTTTGGACACTTGAGCATTTTGAACAGGTCAAGGATAAAGTTTTGAATTCTAAAACCAAGTATTTCTTGATTACTAAAAATCCACAAGATATGAAGAAAATCTTAGTTGATTTCAACTTTCAACCAAGTGACATAAAAACTGTTATCGTGGGTCCTGGTAACGATCGAGACAATGCAATAAAGCTTGGAGATAACCAGTCCTTTACTCAAGAAGAAGGAACGGCTTTTGAAGCAATTGAGAAAAAAGGTTACAAGGTAGATTTTGCACTGTTACCTGATCAACGATTAGGTAGTTGGGATAAATTCAAGTCAAAATTTGGTTATTAG
- a CDS encoding PTS mannose/fructose/sorbose/N-acetylgalactosamine transporter subunit IIC has translation MTISWIQAALLGLFACLCSNSCMAGQAVGNYTIGRPLVGGLICGLILGDLQLGIACGVAMQLVYIALVTPGGTVSADVRAISYIGIPLAMVAIASQGLNPLGGSAANLAKSVGTLVGTVGTVLYYAVATMNLVWQSFGWKDVHNGKLNKLTAVNFGWPWISHAIFSFLPTMLLTYYGATAVTALRNALPMDGVAMKTLFTVGGMLPCVGIAILLRQIIGRTADFIPFLVGFTLAASLGLNLVSVTVVSLLFAVIMYEVEMSKGDKQNNSVVPEGPNNDDDEEDI, from the coding sequence ATGACAATTAGTTGGATTCAAGCAGCACTTTTAGGACTGTTTGCTTGCTTATGTTCTAACTCATGTATGGCTGGCCAAGCGGTCGGTAATTATACAATCGGTCGTCCATTAGTTGGTGGCCTTATCTGTGGTCTTATTTTAGGTGATCTTCAGTTAGGAATTGCCTGTGGTGTTGCTATGCAGTTAGTTTATATTGCACTCGTTACACCAGGTGGAACGGTTTCTGCTGATGTTCGTGCAATTTCTTATATTGGTATTCCATTAGCTATGGTTGCTATTGCTTCACAGGGGTTAAATCCACTTGGTGGTAGTGCAGCTAACCTTGCTAAATCAGTCGGAACATTAGTTGGAACTGTTGGTACAGTTCTCTATTATGCTGTTGCTACTATGAACTTGGTTTGGCAATCATTCGGATGGAAAGATGTTCATAATGGGAAACTTAATAAATTAACGGCTGTTAACTTCGGTTGGCCTTGGATTTCTCACGCTATATTCTCATTCTTACCAACAATGCTTCTTACCTACTATGGTGCTACTGCTGTAACAGCCCTAAGAAATGCTTTGCCTATGGATGGCGTTGCTATGAAAACATTATTCACAGTTGGTGGCATGCTACCATGTGTCGGAATCGCAATTTTACTTCGCCAAATTATAGGTCGGACAGCTGATTTTATTCCTTTCCTTGTAGGTTTTACATTAGCAGCTTCACTAGGTCTTAATTTAGTTTCAGTCACAGTCGTTTCATTGCTGTTTGCAGTTATCATGTATGAAGTTGAAATGTCTAAAGGTGACAAACAAAACAACAGTGTAGTTCCTGAAGGTCCAAATAATGATGACGACGAGGAGGATATTTGA
- a CDS encoding PTS system mannose/fructose/sorbose family transporter subunit IID: protein MENTNNTKKLDNKTLTKSFHRWFWGALTCFSQEHMQTFGYMASMLPILKKLYPKHEDQVKAIKAYTAFFNTNPMLGTVIVGITASMEQARANGKEIDGETINDMRAGLMGPIAGIGDSLIDGTLIPILLGISLGMSTGGSPLGAIFYIVAWVLIAYFGQRFLYFRGYRFGDQAVSFLVGKQGAAIRRAIGIVGSMVVGGVLASWVNVTTSLKLHGANGKVFLNLQNKLDSIYPGLLTVIVTLFCWWLMTKKHVSAIWTMVLLVVISLIGVLLGFFNPGLSY from the coding sequence ATGGAAAATACTAATAACACAAAAAAACTTGATAACAAAACCCTGACAAAATCTTTTCATCGCTGGTTTTGGGGCGCGTTAACATGTTTCTCACAAGAACATATGCAGACATTTGGTTATATGGCATCAATGTTGCCAATTCTCAAGAAACTGTATCCAAAACATGAAGATCAAGTTAAAGCAATTAAGGCATATACAGCATTTTTCAATACTAATCCAATGTTAGGAACCGTAATTGTCGGCATTACAGCAAGTATGGAACAAGCACGTGCCAATGGTAAAGAAATTGATGGTGAAACCATTAATGATATGCGTGCTGGACTCATGGGACCAATTGCCGGAATTGGTGATTCTTTGATTGATGGAACTCTTATTCCTATTCTCTTAGGTATTTCTCTAGGTATGTCAACCGGGGGTTCACCACTTGGTGCAATCTTCTACATCGTTGCATGGGTATTAATCGCCTACTTCGGACAACGTTTCCTATATTTCCGTGGTTATCGTTTTGGAGATCAAGCCGTTAGTTTCTTAGTTGGTAAACAAGGAGCTGCTATCCGCCGTGCAATCGGAATTGTTGGTAGTATGGTTGTTGGTGGTGTTCTAGCTTCATGGGTAAACGTTACAACTTCACTTAAATTACATGGAGCAAATGGCAAAGTTTTCCTTAATCTTCAGAACAAATTAGACAGTATCTATCCTGGATTGTTAACAGTTATCGTAACTCTATTCTGCTGGTGGTTAATGACAAAGAAACATGTATCTGCTATTTGGACAATGGTACTTCTCGTAGTAATTTCACTTATTGGTGTTCTACTTGGTTTCTTCAATCCTGGTCTCTCATACTAA
- a CDS encoding MFS transporter, which yields MTTATKTIVNSQSLSQIDNARDSVKTVILASMIGTAIEFFDFYAYGTAAATYFPKVFFPEVTTTIATLLSLLTFGVAFVARPLGSFVFGHFGDKVGRKKTLVVSLLLMGGSTVLIGLLPAYSTLGLLAIILLCICRFVQGIGLGGEWSGATLVATENAPEDKRALYGAFPELGAPLGFFLSNGLFFLLESFLTPNQMLSFGWRVPFLASAVLVVVGFWVRTKMQETPLFRQAQAKQLTSKSPLTLVFKTSWRQIIQGTLIVAVTYTLFYTLATWSLTYAITNLGFSNREYLFLLMGAIIVFAILIVYASKLADIFGRRRVLLASSSALIVFSLLFPYLLQGQRNFTGAIIFLVVGFTLMGVAFGPVGALLPELFKTEVRYSGAGISYNLAAIVGAAFTPMIATWLANNWGIKFVGLYLGIMAVACLISLLTVAETKDVDFSE from the coding sequence ATGACTACTGCTACAAAAACAATCGTTAACTCACAGAGTCTAAGTCAAATAGATAATGCTCGAGATTCTGTTAAAACGGTAATCCTAGCTTCAATGATCGGTACAGCTATTGAATTCTTTGATTTCTATGCTTATGGAACTGCTGCTGCTACATACTTTCCAAAGGTTTTCTTTCCTGAGGTAACCACAACAATCGCTACACTACTAAGTCTGCTCACATTTGGCGTGGCTTTCGTTGCACGTCCTCTTGGATCATTTGTCTTCGGTCATTTTGGAGACAAGGTTGGCCGTAAAAAAACATTGGTTGTTTCGTTGCTACTCATGGGTGGATCAACTGTATTAATTGGATTGCTGCCTGCCTACAGCACTCTTGGATTACTCGCAATTATCTTACTTTGCATTTGTCGTTTCGTTCAAGGTATCGGTCTTGGAGGCGAATGGTCAGGCGCGACACTTGTTGCTACAGAAAATGCTCCTGAGGACAAACGTGCACTCTATGGTGCTTTTCCAGAATTAGGTGCTCCTCTTGGCTTCTTCTTAAGCAATGGTTTATTTTTTCTTCTTGAATCTTTCTTAACTCCTAATCAGATGCTCTCATTTGGTTGGCGTGTGCCTTTTCTAGCTTCTGCAGTCCTTGTTGTTGTTGGTTTTTGGGTCAGGACAAAGATGCAGGAAACACCACTATTCAGACAAGCACAAGCTAAACAACTGACTTCTAAATCTCCATTAACATTGGTCTTTAAGACTTCTTGGCGTCAGATTATCCAAGGTACTCTTATTGTTGCAGTAACCTATACATTATTCTACACATTGGCAACTTGGTCCTTAACTTATGCAATCACAAATTTAGGATTTTCTAATCGTGAATATTTATTTTTATTAATGGGTGCTATTATTGTTTTTGCTATTTTAATTGTATATGCTTCCAAACTTGCAGATATTTTTGGACGTCGCAGAGTTTTACTTGCTTCTTCAAGTGCTTTGATTGTCTTTTCACTGCTCTTTCCATACCTTTTACAAGGGCAGCGTAACTTTACAGGAGCTATTATCTTTTTAGTCGTTGGTTTTACATTAATGGGCGTTGCCTTTGGTCCAGTTGGTGCTTTGTTGCCAGAATTATTTAAGACGGAAGTGCGCTACTCTGGTGCCGGAATCTCTTATAATCTAGCCGCAATTGTCGGTGCAGCATTTACACCAATGATTGCAACTTGGTTAGCTAATAATTGGGGAATAAAATTTGTTGGCCTTTATCTTGGAATAATGGCTGTTGCTTGCTTAATTTCACTCTTAACAGTAGCGGAGACAAAAGATGTTGATTTCTCTGAGTAA